Genomic segment of Sebastes umbrosus isolate fSebUmb1 chromosome 19, fSebUmb1.pri, whole genome shotgun sequence:
cgcttgcttgctctacatagacatgaacgagcatcgctcaaaacagtgaggcgtcACACGTCAGccaaaagcacaatatcactctatatttcagctgcttggcagtaatgttagctgaccagacaaaggtctctccatgaatcaatgctgatcctagtgttggcttttcctgctcagcgcaggcttcagcagcggggctcctcaacgagttacgtgatcgcctcccgaccgcagccggcagccaaagacactggcacccggtcggtaacgagacgataacgtaactcgctgcggagccccgtcacttcacaagacacgggaaacctctgttggtctggaggagctgcagcatttatttctgcacaaacatccactgtacattcactagatattctcagagctaaactaactctactgcagtgtggagtgagcgcgcgttcacgtctagaggtggagcgagacagcgaggacgcatatgcgaacgccatctgtgccgacccgctacatttatacgcttaaaaagttacaaacagtccctttaataattatatgctaaaatagcacataatggttaaaatagggcccttaggcttgagaacgGCTGTGCGCtactcttcatcggaggtggaaaagtAATAGAAGagacttctgatcaggcacaaatctcaccattgtgtgacttattgtctacacaaatgtaacctggtagctaatgtcatgattcatagaggtttttttaaagaaattttatttattattatctatataccagcagacatggaaataaagcatatcacttaactttgtattcttttcctggaaatgtattaaataaattgccagctatttattactgcttattgggaaatagtggaatataattattaaataatgtttataatagatataaaaataataataacaaaagtccagagtcaagtgcCAAGTTAAGACAGCCGaacaaagtcattttcgatacgttttgaggtaaatattaggGGTAATTaggcagtaattccaaatacATTTCAGATAGGTTACTTtgataattatcacctaattaccatgaaatttgcagacctgtaaaatacccaaagtttctttatttttctcatcttcAGGTGGTCATCTGAACCCAGCGGTGaccttctctctgtgtttactcGGGAGAGAGCCCTGGAGGAAGTTCCCGCTGTTCTTTTTCTTCCAGACCCTCGGAGCCTTTCTGGGTGCAGCGATTGTATTCGGCATGTATTTTGGTACGTGACGAAAACTGAGGAGGAATAAATcagattaataaaaatgttgaagTTGAACAGGCCACACACCGCCTACTGCTCGTTGGTACACTTAGTAGTTTATACAGGTCATAGGAGGGGACACAAGATGGATGGACCCCGAGGACCAGAACCATTTTCAACCTTCGATTTCCTCCGGCATGCAGCGGTTTGGTGGTGACAATTAAAAATGTACTAGCTGTTGTACTAGCTACCTGTCTGACAGCTGGAACAAAGCCAAATTGTCAAGTAAATTGTTGCTCTGAAGAAACACGTCAGTGAATAAATGAGCTTCTACACTTGCACCTACTTAGCAGCTTTTGACAAACAAGCAACCCGTTTGGTGGCTTTCTCCTCGGCAAGGCAGGGCAATTTTATTTATGGAGCACCGTTCACACACATAAAGGACTTTACAGGGgcataaaatgtattaaatatataacataagactttaagaaaacattaaaaaaatgatattataATGTAATTCTACTGAATCTCTTACACAAGGGATCCATTAACACACTTCTACTTAGTTGTATtgaatgctaaaaaaaacaagtgcgATTATACCTTTTGTTAAAgtgccagtgtgtaacatttcaggggatctattagcaaaaatgaaatataatattaaagggactatttgtaactttcagaattgcttgttaacagcgacacctgtggccgtgaaatcaacgaaagtcagcatcgagctcgcgcttgctcgctctaaatagacatgaacaagcatcgctcaaaacagtgaggcgacacacgtcagctaaaaccataatatcactctatatttcagctgcttggcagtaatgttagctgaccagactaaggtctctccatgaatcaatgctgatactgtgtttgcttctcctgcctcagcgcaggcttcagcagcggggctctgcagcgagaaactcgtctccctccgcccgcagccggagagagcaggaagacaccggcaaccggtcggtaacgagacggtaacgtttctctctgcggagccccgttacttcccaagacacggaaaacctctgttggtctggaggagctgcagcatttatttctgcacaaacgtcccctgtacattcactagatattctcagagctaaactaactcttctgcagtgtggagtgagcgcgcgttcacgtctagaggtggagcgagtacgcgagaatgcgcgcgctgtctgagtgaaagcaagcaggcagaggaggagagtagagcggccacacgcgagcgcgcatacgcgagcgcatgtgtcccgacccggtacgtttatacgcttaaaaagttacaaacagtccctttaagtagatgttgagatatttcactggatgagtgaaaacattgacaaagctttttttgtgctattgaaatacataaataattgaaaaaaaaaaaatgttataaaagaaaataaatgtaaagtgtTTTGTACGTTCTTCCACCAGATGCATTATGGGACTTTAGCCCCGGGGAGCTGATCGTGGTGGGAGAGAATGCCACAGCTGGAATTTTTGCCACATATCCATCCAAACATCTCACCCTGGTTAATGGGTTCTTTGATCAGGTAACTTGATTtttgaagtagtagtagtagtagaagtactgGAGCACATACGACATTTTCCATCAGTGTCTATTGTCCGTGGTGTTAGGTAACGGCCTCAATTTCACtatatttaagtaaaaaaagaacacaatCACAGATTTAAATAGATACTTGAGGTCACTGTGACACATGTGTGGTGGAGCAGAATGGACCGCAGCATTGAAGTATCCAAGAGACGGATGATTGAAAAACATGGCTGAGTCCCGTCCATTGAAGACAACGTGTGCTGTAGACATAGCAGAGCTGCTGGAGCCCCAAATTCTTATTGCTCAAGAAGTATTGCATGAAAAATGTGGCACTCCAGTAATAGCCTAATAGCCAATCACATCACATCAGCTCATCTCATCCTCTTTAACCTTTTAAGAGCAGCAGACGGTGTAATGAGCAGGACAGTGTCACTATTCATTTGATCTGATTGTCTAAACTTGGAATCTGTGTGGAACAGATTGTAAGTGTGCGGAAAAAAGGGAAGGTCAATTAGATCCCGCTCTGTCGGAAgtttcaaataattaattaatgaaggTACCGTGTGCGTAAAAATTACACGCCGTGCATTAAAAGTCTGGACACTGTCGATGCAACGCACGTAATCCTGCTGCTGATGGCTACATGCACTTATCTCAAAAAGAGCTTTTATTCCTACAGCAGGAGtgagtgattttcttttttttggagagGTCTTGCTAGGTTTTCTgagcagacagaaacacaagtaAACGATCTATTGAGGACACACAAGGAGCTTTTTTCCTCCACAATTTGCTCGTATTATGTGTGCTCTACCAAACAGCTGAAGAGACCATTAACAGCTGTATGCTGGCCATGCCTAACAATCATCAgcaaattatataatattacatttctggCAATATTACACTTTCATAAAAACTCACTTACTAAAACAGTTTGCTTttgttgactgtttttttttcagtttaccttTTCAAAACCCCCGTTGACACTGGAACAGCACTTCCTCTGTGCTGGTGCCAGCAATGCAATCTCACAAGAACTGCAGTACACATGGCACCTGCTGGCCAGGTGGCCACCAgccagctctgctgctgctgctgctgctgcactcatGTAGATCCTGACATGTCACAGCATGTGGAGTCATCTATAGTATATCTACTGTACGCATATACCGTGAAACTGTAGACTTGTACTGATGCAACCATGCACAGCCTATGTTCACTAAGCTGTCCTTGTGGTGCTTGTACCATCCACTGATGTCAGAATCCATCAGTGGACGGCGGTTGATGTGCTGTTTTTGACGAAAAAGTCGACACGATTGCCAGATTTCATGTTCATTTCTCAAGAGAAGTTTTCAGTTTGATAGCTTGTCAACTCCTTCAGAACAAATCCACTGTGAATATCACAACCTCTTTAAACATACCGCACATGAATCACGAGGCAAATTGATTAACAGGAAATTGAATTAATGTAAACATAAAAGCATTAATAGATCATTCTCTCTGTGCTGTTCCTCAGGTTATTGGAACGGCTGCGTTGATCATGTGCATCCTGGCCATAGTTGATCCACACAACAATCCTGTCCCTAGTGGTCTAGCACCCTTCACCGTGGGCTTTGTGGTGTTGGTCATCGGCCTGTCGATGGGCTTCAACGCTGGCTATGCCGTCAACCCAGCCAGGGACCTGGGGCCGCGCATCTTCACGGCTATGGCAGGCTGGGGTACAGAGGTTTTCACG
This window contains:
- the LOC119478315 gene encoding aquaporin-3-like, which codes for MGKQRDVLEKLAGTFQIRHVLFRQALAECLGTFILVMFGCGAVAQLVLSGGSHGTFLSVNFAFGFAVTLGILVSGQISGGHLNPAVTFSLCLLGREPWRKFPLFFFFQTLGAFLGAAIVFGMYFDALWDFSPGELIVVGENATAGIFATYPSKHLTLVNGFFDQVIGTAALIMCILAIVDPHNNPVPSGLAPFTVGFVVLVIGLSMGFNAGYAVNPARDLGPRIFTAMAGWGTEVFTANTYWFFVPICAPFLGAVVGVLIYQLMIGYHLEGEVQEKQKKEEEEERFKLSNMTTNEDA